The DNA region ATGTCGCCACTGCAAACACATTGGCAGCATGTGAAGATACAAAGCCATAAGCCCCTCCCCGGTAACCTTTTACAGTGTGTACCAATTCTCCAATTTCAACATTGCGGGTAGGGCGCGGACGCTCTACTAAATCTTTGATCAGTCCGGAAATCTGGTCGGCCAACACAATAGTCAAGGTTAAAAACAAAAGGGTATAAAGGAAGCGGAACCGCCTTTCTTTATATATAATTAAGATCAATAAAACCAGATATAATGGTATCCATGTCTTGGTCTGGGAAATCCACCACATGACATGATCCAGCCATGGCGCATGCAGGCCGTTTAAAAACAAGAAAATATCCCTATCTAATTCTAATAACCAATTCATTGAAATTATTTCAATCAGAATTCAACAATTCCCAAATTTTGTCCTTTAATTCCATTAATCCGGCTTGTGCTACTGATGAGATGAAAACAGATGAAGGGAATTCGGGTAATGCTCCGATTTCTCTTTTAATTTCTTCTGTCAGTTCTTCATCCAGCATATCACATTTACTGATTGCCACCAAACGTTTTTTGTCCAATAACTCGGGATTATACTCCTTTAATTCGTTAAGTAAGATATGGTATTCTTCTCCGATATTTTTACTATCTGCAGGAATCAGGAACAAAAGCATCGAATTTCGCTCTATATGCCTTAAGAAACGGATACCCAGTCCCCTTCCCTGATGAGCGCCTTCTATAATTCCCGGAATATCTGCTACGACAAATGACCGGTTTTCCCGGTACGGAACCATTCCCAGGTTAGGCACCAGTGTAGTAAACGGGTAATCTGCAATTTCAGGCTTAGCAGCGGATATTACCGATAATAAAGTAGACTTACCTGCATTGGGGAATCCGACTAAACCGACGTCTGCCAGAATCTTCAATTCCAGGACTTTCCAACTCTCTTCTCCCGGTTCTCCCGGTTGCGCATATCGTGGAGCCTGATTGGTAGGTGATTTGAAATGATCATTACCCAAGCCACCTCTACCGCCTTTGGAAAGAATGCATGTTTCACCATGCCGGGTAATTTCAAAAAGCATTTCACCGCTTTCGGCATCACGGGCAACAGTACCCAGCGGAACTTCTATAATTTTATCTTCACCATCAGCTCCGGTTTTTAACGCACTTCCCCCATTTTGTCCATTCCCTGCAAAAACATGGCGCTGGTATTTCAGATGTATCAATGTCCATAGCTGGCTATTACCCTTCACGATTACATGTCCGCCTCGTCCTCCGTCACCTCCGTCAGGGCCGCCTTTGGTCGTTAGGCGGTCACGGTGGAAATGGGCAGAACCAGCGCCCCCATTGCCTGAACGACAACAGATTTTCACATAATCGACAAAATTAGATTCAGCCATTAAGCAACCAGGTCATTATTATCTTTACAATTATTCACATGTTGGTGCAACCGGTTAAAAATATCTTCGATAGGACCGGATCCATTGATCGGATGATATTTTTCCTGAGCCTGATAATACTCGATAAGAGGTTCGGTCTTTTTGTGATAGACATCAATCCTGTTCTTTATTACATCGATTGACTGGTCATCAACACGACCGGAATCTTTACCTCTTTTCAACAGGCGATCGGTCAATTCATCCATGGTTACATCTAATGCTACCATAGATGAAATATGCATCCCTTTTTCTTCCATTAGTTGATCGAGCGCTTTAGCCTGCGCCTGGGTACGCGGATATCCGTCGAAAATAAACCCTTTTGCATCAGCGTATTTTTCAATCTGTTCCCGAATCATGTCAATCACGACATCATCCGGAACCAATTCGCCACGATCAATTTTTTTTTGCGCAAGTTTCCCTAACTCGGTTCCTTGTGCAATTTCCTGCCGTAAGATCTCTCCTGTGGATAAATGTACCAGTTCATGCTTATCGGCGAGTAATGTTGCCTGGGTACCCTTCCCCGCTCCGGGCGCC from Bacteroidales bacterium includes:
- a CDS encoding phosphatase PAP2 family protein, with the protein product MNWLLELDRDIFLFLNGLHAPWLDHVMWWISQTKTWIPLYLVLLILIIYKERRFRFLYTLLFLTLTIVLADQISGLIKDLVERPRPTRNVEIGELVHTVKGYRGGAYGFVSSHAANVFAVATFLAHQIRNPKWSILLYIWAIIVSYSRIYLGVHYPLDILCGAILGVIIGIQCYIIRLRTSIFVERKARLYKEKKRKREKSGDRQ
- the obgE gene encoding GTPase ObgE, whose translation is MAESNFVDYVKICCRSGNGGAGSAHFHRDRLTTKGGPDGGDGGRGGHVIVKGNSQLWTLIHLKYQRHVFAGNGQNGGSALKTGADGEDKIIEVPLGTVARDAESGEMLFEITRHGETCILSKGGRGGLGNDHFKSPTNQAPRYAQPGEPGEESWKVLELKILADVGLVGFPNAGKSTLLSVISAAKPEIADYPFTTLVPNLGMVPYRENRSFVVADIPGIIEGAHQGRGLGIRFLRHIERNSMLLFLIPADSKNIGEEYHILLNELKEYNPELLDKKRLVAISKCDMLDEELTEEIKREIGALPEFPSSVFISSVAQAGLMELKDKIWELLNSD
- a CDS encoding adenylate kinase gives rise to the protein MLNIVLFGAPGAGKGTQATLLADKHELVHLSTGEILRQEIAQGTELGKLAQKKIDRGELVPDDVVIDMIREQIEKYADAKGFIFDGYPRTQAQAKALDQLMEEKGMHISSMVALDVTMDELTDRLLKRGKDSGRVDDQSIDVIKNRIDVYHKKTEPLIEYYQAQEKYHPINGSGPIEDIFNRLHQHVNNCKDNNDLVA